Proteins from a genomic interval of Polyodon spathula isolate WHYD16114869_AA chromosome 1, ASM1765450v1, whole genome shotgun sequence:
- the LOC121314408 gene encoding mothers against decapentaplegic homolog 7-like isoform X1 translates to MFRTKRSGLVRRLWRSRAPEEGDGEADTRAHGTGGCCMGKSAKVSKSNPGTEAELKALTHLILKKIKEKQLEALLQAVDSKGGARSPCLLLSSKVDSKLGQHSYSLPLLLCKVFRWPDLRHSSELKRLYCCESYGKTNPELVCCNPHHMSRLCELESPPPPYSRYPMDFLKQPDSPDSVPSSTETGGTHFLAPGGLSDSQVLQEPGDRSHWCVVAYWEEKTRVGRLYSVQEPSLDIFYDLPQGNGFCLGQLNSDNKSQLVQKVRGKIGYGIQLTKEGDGVWVYNRSCYPIFIKSATLDNPDSRTLLVHKVFPGFSIKAFDYEKAYSLQRPNDHEFTQQPWTGFTVQISFVKGWGQCYTRQFISSCPCWLEVIFNNR, encoded by the exons ATGTTCAGGACCAAACGATCGGGGCTCGTCCGGCGACTCTGGAGGAGCCGTGCGCCCGAGGAGGGCGACGGGGAGGCGGATACCCGTGCGCATGGAACCGGGGGCTGCTGTATGGGGAAATCGGCAAAGGTTTCCAAATCTAACCCCGGAACGGAGGCTGAACTGAAAGCCTTGACCCATTTgatactgaaaaaaattaaagagaAACAATTAGAGGCGCTTTTGCAGGCGGTGGATTCTAAAGGGGGTGCCCGGAGCCCCTGTCTCCTTCTGTCTAGCAAGGTGGACTCCAAACTGGGTCAGCATTCGTACTCTCTCCCTTTGCTGCTCTGTAAAGTGTTCAGGTGGCCGGATCTCAGGCATTCCTCGGAATTAAAGAGGCTATATTGCTGTGAATCTTATGGAAAAACTAACCCAGAGCTGGTTTGCTGCAATCCCCACCATATGAGCAGGCTCTGTGAATTAG AgtctccccctcctccctacTCTAGATATCCAATGGACTTTCTCAAACAACCTG atTCTCCTGACTCCGTGCCTTCCTCCACTGAAACTGGGGGAACTCATTTTCTGGCCCCTGGGGGGCTGTCAG ATTCCCAAGTTCTTCAGGAGCCAGGGGATCGATCTCACTGGTGCGTGGTGGCATACTGGGAGGAGAAGACACGCGTGGGACGCCTGTACTCTGTCCAGGAGCCATCCCTGGATATTTTCTATGACCTACCTCAAGGGAATGGCTTCTGCCTGGGACAGCTCAACTCAGACAATAAGAGCCAGCTGGTGCAGAAAGTGCGCGGCAAGATCGGCTATGGGATCCAGCTCACCAAGGAGGGAGACGGCGTGTGGGTGTACAACCGCAGCTGCTACCCCATTTTCATCAAGTCGGCCACACTGGACAACCCGGACTCGCGGACGTTGCTGGTTCACAAAGTGTTCCCGGGTTTCTCCATCAAGGCCTTTGATTATGAGAAGGCCTACAGCTTGCAGAGGCCTAACGACCACGAGTTCACCCAGCAGCCCTGGACTGGCTTCACTGTACAGATCAGCTTTGTGAAAGGCTGGGGTCAGTGCTACACAAGACAGTTTATCAGTAGCTGCCCGTGCTGGCTGGAGGTTATTTTCAATAACCGATAA
- the LOC121314408 gene encoding mothers against decapentaplegic homolog 7-like isoform X2 — MTSFCKTRTQVFLTFHKSPPPPYSRYPMDFLKQPDSPDSVPSSTETGGTHFLAPGGLSDSQVLQEPGDRSHWCVVAYWEEKTRVGRLYSVQEPSLDIFYDLPQGNGFCLGQLNSDNKSQLVQKVRGKIGYGIQLTKEGDGVWVYNRSCYPIFIKSATLDNPDSRTLLVHKVFPGFSIKAFDYEKAYSLQRPNDHEFTQQPWTGFTVQISFVKGWGQCYTRQFISSCPCWLEVIFNNR, encoded by the exons ATGACATCATTCTGTAAAACACGAACGCAAGTATTCCTTACTTTTCATA AgtctccccctcctccctacTCTAGATATCCAATGGACTTTCTCAAACAACCTG atTCTCCTGACTCCGTGCCTTCCTCCACTGAAACTGGGGGAACTCATTTTCTGGCCCCTGGGGGGCTGTCAG ATTCCCAAGTTCTTCAGGAGCCAGGGGATCGATCTCACTGGTGCGTGGTGGCATACTGGGAGGAGAAGACACGCGTGGGACGCCTGTACTCTGTCCAGGAGCCATCCCTGGATATTTTCTATGACCTACCTCAAGGGAATGGCTTCTGCCTGGGACAGCTCAACTCAGACAATAAGAGCCAGCTGGTGCAGAAAGTGCGCGGCAAGATCGGCTATGGGATCCAGCTCACCAAGGAGGGAGACGGCGTGTGGGTGTACAACCGCAGCTGCTACCCCATTTTCATCAAGTCGGCCACACTGGACAACCCGGACTCGCGGACGTTGCTGGTTCACAAAGTGTTCCCGGGTTTCTCCATCAAGGCCTTTGATTATGAGAAGGCCTACAGCTTGCAGAGGCCTAACGACCACGAGTTCACCCAGCAGCCCTGGACTGGCTTCACTGTACAGATCAGCTTTGTGAAAGGCTGGGGTCAGTGCTACACAAGACAGTTTATCAGTAGCTGCCCGTGCTGGCTGGAGGTTATTTTCAATAACCGATAA